From the Buteo buteo chromosome 1, bButBut1.hap1.1, whole genome shotgun sequence genome, one window contains:
- the DAPP1 gene encoding dual adapter for phosphotyrosine and 3-phosphotyrosine and 3-phosphoinositide, with amino-acid sequence MTQRREPRPAAPLDEELEALGWYHDNLTRHAAEALLLSNGQDGSYLLRKSNEREDLYSLSVRGKDSVKHFHVEHTGTSFKFGFNEFSSLKELVMHFANQPLIGSETGTLIVLKHPYPREVEEPSIYESVRVHTAMQTGRTESDLVPNAPSLGTKEGYLIKQGKIVKNWKTRWFTLHRNELKYFKDQTATEPIRALDLTECSAVQFDYSQERVNCFCLVFPLRTYYLCAKTGIEADEWIKILRWKLSQIRKQVDQRNAALSS; translated from the exons ATGACCCAGCGCCGGGAGCCGCGTCCCGCCGCGCCGCTGGACGAGGAGCTGGAGGCGCTCGG GTGGTATCATGATAATCTTACCCGACATGCAGCAGAAGCACTGCTGCTTTCCAACGGGCAGGATGGAAGCTATCTCTTGAGGAAGAGTAATGAAAGGGAAGATTTGTACTCCCTCTCTGTAAG ggGAAAAGATTCTGTGAAACACTTCCACGTTGAACATACAGGAACTTCATTCAAATTTGGATTTAATGAATTTTCTAGCTTGAAGGAATTAGTCATGCATTTTGCAAATCAGCCTTTAATTGGAAGTGAAACAG gaACCTTAATTGTATTGAAGCATCCCTACCCACGGGAAGTGGAAGAACCTTCCATTTATGAGTCCGTCCGAGTTCACACAGCAATGCAGACAGGAAGGACAGAAAGCGACCTTGTTCCAAATGCTCCCTCA CTTGGTACAAAAGAAGGATATTTGATAAAACAAGGCAAAATAGTCAAG AATTGGAAGACAAGGTGGTTTACACTGCATAGGAATGAACTAAAGTATTTCAAAGACCAGACA gccACAGAACCAATTCGGGCACTTGACTTAACTGAATGCTCAGCTGTGCAATTTGACTATTCCCAGGAGAGAGTCAACTGTTTCTG TTTAGTGTTCCCGCTAAGGACGTACTACCTGTGCGCAAAAACTGGAATAGAAGCTGACGAGTGGATTAAAATACTGCGATGGAAACTG TCACAAATACGGAAGCAAGTGGACCAGCGTAACGCCGCCCTCAGTTCCTAG
- the LAMTOR3 gene encoding ragulator complex protein LAMTOR3, with protein MADDLKRFLYKKLPSVEGLHAIVVSDRDGVPVIKVANDNAPEHALRPGFLSTFALATDQGSKLGLSKNKSIICYYNTYQVVQFNRLPLVVSFIASSNANTGLIVSLEKELTPLFEELRQVVEVS; from the exons ATGGCCGAC GACCTGAAGAGGTTTCTGTACAAGAAGCTGCCGAG TGTTGAAGGACTTCATGCTATTGTAGTCTCAGACAGAGATGGTGTGCCTGTTATCAAAG ttgcCAATGATAATGCTCCAGAACATGCACTGCGACCTGGCTTTCTGTCCACCTTTGCCCTTGCCACAGATCAGGGCAGTAAACTAGGactttctaaaaacaaaagtATCATCTGCTATTACAATACGTACCAG GTGGTGCAGTTCAATCGCTTACCTTTGGTAGTAAGTTTCATTGCTAGCAGCAATGCCAATACTG GGCTGATTGTAAGTTTAGAGAAGGAGCTTACGCCCCTGTTCGAAGAACTGAGGCAGGTTGTTGAAGTTTCTTAA